GATGACGATCGACGAGGACTCCGGCGCCCACTGGCGGCCGGCGCTGCGCGGCGCGTGGCTGCTCTTCACCGACCCGACGACGCCGCCGTCCGAGCCGACCGACGCCGTGCCGGCCGATCCGGCCTTCGCCTTCGAGCTGCTCGACCCGGCCAGCCCGACCGCGGTGGCGCAGACCGCGCCGTTCTGGGCCGACGTGTGGGAGCGAAACGCCGCCCACTGGATGGTGCAGGCCGGGCAGTACACGATGACGCCCGACCACTGGCCGCTGATCGGCGAGACCGCCGTCTCCGGCCTGCACGTGAACACCGGGTACTCCGGGCACGGGATCATGCTCTCGCCCGCCGGCAGCCGTCGCCTGGCCGATCTGCTCGCCGGCGACCTCGCGCCGGCCGACAACATCTTCCGGCCCGACCGCGAGCCGCGGCCGCGCCCGCCCGAGACGCTCTAGCGCTTCCAGAGCCCGGCGCGGCCTCGCAGCGCCGGGGTGGAGCTCGGCGGACGGCGCCGGTCCTGGGGCCGGTCGTCGTCGTAGGCCGCAAGCCGGCCGAGAGCCGACTCGACGTCGCGGTCGTTCAGGGGGGAGCTCGCCGAGCCGTCGCCGTGACGGCCGGTGAAGCGGGTGCGGATGTTCGTGCCCATGTCGTTCTCCTCGTCGCTGCCGCCCGGCGGCGGAAACATGACTCCAGTTTCCGGGCGCGTGAGACCGCGTCAACCCCCGTGTGCGGGAGATTCTGGAAAATGTCCACCGGTTCGGCAAGCGGCGCTCAAGTCGCCGGCGAAAGGTGCCGACCGGCTAGAATTGCGCACGGCCCCGCCACGCGCGCAGCCGCGCGCCAGGGTGGCGACGGCACCCGATGAACCCCTCCGACCGGTCGATCTCGATGACGCTCCATTCGCATGCCACAAGCTCCGCAGTCCGCCGCCTGGCCATCAGCCAGGGGCTGTCGTACGCCGGTCGCGGCGCCGCCCTGACGGCGCTCATCTGGGCGCTCTACTCGGCGACGTCGTCGGCGTGGTGGCTGTCCGCCGCCATGCTCGCGATCTTCGGCGCCGCGACGGCGGTGTCGCCGTGGACCGGGCATGTGGGCGACCGCCACGACCGCCGGGTCGTCATCATGGTCTCCGCCGGCCTGGCGGCGATCGGCTTCGCCGTCTGCGCGCTGCTCGTCTGGCACGGCGACGTGCTGGCGACGATCCTCGTGACCGTCGCCGCCGGCTGCACCCAGGGCGCGCTCACGGCCGCGGTCCAGGGCGCCGTCCCGAACCTCGTCGCCGACGAGGAGCTGGCCCGCGCCAACAGCCTCGCCGGCGCGTTCCGCAGCGCCGGCTACATGCTCGGCCCCGGCATCGGCGGCGCACTCCTCGCCGTCACCGCCGCACCGGGCGTCTTTGCCGTCTCCGCGCTCATGATGGCGGCCTCGGCGCTGCTCATGGTGGGCATCCGGGCGCCGTTCCACACCGACCGACACGAGGAGCTCGGCGGCCGCATGGACGGCTACCGGCAGCTGATGGCCGACCGCTGGATGCGCCGGCTGACGCTGGCGTGGGGGCTGATCATGGTCGGCGTCGGCCCGGTCATCGTGGCCGAGGTCGTGCTCGCGCACCACTTCGAGGTCGGCTCGGTGGGCTACGGCCTGATCTCCGTCTTCTGGGACGGCGGCGGGGTCGCCGGCGCGATCCTGGGCGCACGCCTGCGCCGCCGGTTCGAGCAGGCCGCAGTCGTGGGCGGCAGCGCGGCGATCGCGGTCGGGTTCGCCGTGGTCGGCCTGACGCCGATCTTCTGGCCGGTGCTGCTGGGCATGCTGATCGCCGGCGTGTTCGACTCGTTCGGCACCGTCGCCGCGCAGAACGCGCTGCAGCGGCGGACGCCAGACCGGATCCGCTCGCGGGTGTCGGCCGCGCTCGACGCCATCGTGCTCGGCGCGATGGGGCTCTCGTTCGCGCTCGGCGCGCCGCTCGTCACCTGGCTCGGCCCCCAGGGCGTCTACCTGGCGGCCGCGGTCATCACGGTGGTCGCAACGCTCATGCTGCTCCCGGCGCTGCGGCACATGCCGGAGCCGGTCGTGCTCTCGCCGCGGCGCTCGCGCCCGGTCGAGAAGGGCCGGACGCGCCCGGAGCCGCGCCGCGAGCGCATGCGCCGCCCGGCGCTGCGCCTCCCGCGCCGTCCCCGGCGCACCCGCAACCGGGCATAGCTGTCACGGAAGTGCAACGGAAGGCGCACACCCGGCGTTCGGGGTCTGACCCCGATTGCGGCGGATGACCCAGTGGAAGGTCGCGTCGCCCTCCGGCTCGCGCATCGTGACGATCTCGTCGTGCACGGCCTCGAGCCCCGCTTCGTCGAGCAGGCGCCGGTTCTCGGTGGCGGAGTGGCTCGAGAAGAACATCGGCACCCCGATCCAGTCGCCCGTCCACGCCGGGAGGTCGCCGCTGCCGAGCGACGCGAGGAAGACGCCTCCCGGCCGCAGCCATCGCCGCGCCGAGGCGAACAGCCGCGGGTGGTCGTCCCGCGCCCGGATCAGCTCCGCGCCTGGGACGTTGCGGCGGGCGCGGGCGAGCTGCTCGGCCGAGATGTCGACGCCCACCTGCACCATGCCCGCGAACTCCTCGACGAGCCGGTCGCGGGGATCGCCCTCGACCATCGTGCCCCACTCCGCGTAGCGGTCGGCGATCCTGTCGTAGCCGGCGCGGACGACGGCCGTAGGATCGTCACGCGGCTGCGAGGATGACCTGCTCGTAGAACTCGCCCGCCCGGCGGCCGGTGCGGCGGTTCACGTGGCGCAGGCGCTGCTCGCGGATCTGCAGGCCGGCGCCGCCGAGAATCGTCCCGAAGAGCTCGCGCGAGTCGTCCACCACCAGCACCACCGGCGCCCCTGGCGCCAGGAAGCGGCGGGCGTTCGCGAACACGGCGGTCATGTCGGCGACGTAGGCGTCGATCGCCGCACGGCCCGTCCCCCGCCAGGGCGCGCCGATCTCGTCGGCGCGGCGCTCGTCCAGCCCGAGCAGCTCGAACGCGTAGCGGTGCTGCTCGTGATAGTCGATCCGGCCCGGGTACGGCGGCGAGGTGACGAGACCGTCCAGGCGCACGCCGTAGTCGGCGCAGCGGGCGTCGGCGTGGAGCACCTCGGCGCGGACGTCGGCCCGGAGCGCGGCGTACTCGCGCACCCGCCGGATCGTGTCGAGCGTGTAGCGGCGCAGGAACTTGGCGGCGTCCGCGGTCGGCGTGCACACCCGCGAGTGCTTGCGGCACTGGTAGGGGCCGGTCTGCGGCGCGCGCGGGAAGTCGAGCTCGAAGTGGGTCGTGAGGCGGGCCGAGCGGGCGGCGCGGCTGAGCACCACCCGGGCCAGGTCGACGTGCTCGGCGCCGCCGCACACCGCGGTGCGGTAGCGCAGCAGCTGGTCGAGGGCATCGGGGTGGTACCACGTGCGCAGGTACTCGCCGGGCGGCACGCCGCCGGGCTCGCTCGTCTCCTCCTCGGCCGCCTGCAGGACGGAGACGAGATCGCGCTCGACCGCGTCGGCGTCGTAGCGGCCCGTCTTCACCGTGGAGAGCAGGACGTTGAACGCCGACACGTCGACGCCGACGCTGTTCGCGCCGAAGGTCGTGCACTCCACGAGCGTGGTGCCGCTGCCCGCGAACGGGTCGAGGATGCGCTGGCCCGGCCGGAAGTGGCGATCGAGGAACCGCTCGACCAGCTGGGGCACGAACTTGCCCAGGTAGGGGTGGAGCCGGTGCACGTGCTTCGTGCGCAGCCGCTCGGGCAGCTCGTGCTCGGCCCAGCTGAGCTCCGGATCGAAGCTGCGCTCGGTCAGGTCGGCGTACAGCGCCTGCTGGGTCGGCATGTCCGCGAGGATATCCGCCGGTCAGGACGCCGCCCGCGGCGGCGCGGAGGCCGGATTCGTGCTGATCAGCGTGCGCCGGCCGACCCGCTTGCGCACCGCCGCGAGACCGCTCCGGCGCAGGGCTCCGCGGGCGCGGATCGCGGCGATCTGGGCCAGCTCGGCCGGCCCCACCTGGGCCTCGGCGGCCGTATCGACCGGCAGCCCTCGCAGGCGGGCGCGGCGCAGCTCCGCCTTGAGCTGCGGCCCACGCACGCTGCCGGGCTCGACCCACACGCCGACCGTGCCGCCGGCGGCCGTCGCGGCGCGGGCGACGGCGGGGGCGAGCGTCATGCCGACCGCGCCCACTGCCCCGGCCGAATCGAGCGTCGCCTGCAGCGAGGCGAGCACGACCAGCTTGCACCCGTACTCGCGCCGCAGCGCCTCGACCATGTGCGTGACCCGGTCGCAGACGACCGCGCCCGGCCGCCGCGCATACGGCGCGTAGGCGTGGTCGGCGAGCAGCACGATGTCCTCGCGCGGCATCAGCCGCTGCAGCTCGTCCGCCACGCGCAGCCCCTCCCAGCCCTCGGCCAGGATCCCCACGGGGGCCGAGGCTACGCTCGCGGGCGCGTCTTCTCCGGGTCGTAGATCGGGTAGTCCGCGACGATCGCCGGCACCGCGCGGCCGTCGCCGAGCGTCACCTCGACCTGCGTCTGCGGCACCGCCAGATCGGTCTCGATGCACGCCATCGCGATCAGCCGCTCGACGGTCGGCGACCGCCCGGCCGACGGCGAGGTGAGCTTGCCGACGTGGCGGCCGTTCCGGGTGACCGGCGTGTTGTACTCGGGCGCCTCCTCGCCGGCGACGAGCAGCGTGACCATCCGGTGGGTGATGCCGGCCTCGTGCTCGCGGACGAGCGCGTCGCGGCCCACGAACTCGGGCTTGTCGAGCTTGATCATCCGGTCGAGGTTCATGTGGAACGGGCTCGTCACGCCCTGGAAGTAGTCGTAGCCGAGGAAGATCAGGCCGGCCTCGATGCGCAGCGACTCGACGGCGGCAAGGCCGTACGGGCGAATGCCCACGTGGGCGCCCGCGTCGAGCAGGCCCTGCCACAGCCGCTCCGCCCCGGCGACCGGGCAGAACACCTCGTAGCCGAGCTCGCCCGAGTAGCCGGTGCGCGACACCCAGCAGCCCTCGACGCCCGCGACCGTCACCGGCTCGGGAAAGAAGCGGAAGTAGCGCAGCGACTCGATGTCGGCGTCGGTCAGGCCGGCGAGCAGCTCGCGCGACTTCGGCCCCTGCACCTGCAGGTGGGGGATCTCGAAGGTGTGCTCCTCGATCTCGAGGTCGAGGTCGCCGGTGACGCGGCGGAAGTGGTCCACGTCGGTGTCGAGCGCCGTCACCACCATGACGTCGTCGTCCGTCTTGCCGCGGTAGACGACGCCGTCGCCGAGCATCCGGCCCTGCTCGTCGCAGAACGGGCCGTAGCGGCACTGGCCGACCTCGAGGCCGGCCATGTTGGACGTGAAGATGCGGTCGGCGGCGCGGAGCGAGTCGGCGCCCTTGAAGAACCACTTGCGCAGCGGGCTCTCGTCCCAGATGCCGACCGACTCCCGCACCGCGTGGTGCTCGGCGATCGGGTCGCCGAAGTCGGAGATCCAGTCCCAGCCCTCCCACTCGACGAAGTTGCCCTTCAGGCGCCGCTGAACCCGGTCGAACCCGGTCTTCAGGAGCCCCTCGGTGGACGGCTCGGGCGGCGGCGGCTCGGAGATCTCGAGCGTCGCGCCGGGGCCGAGGTCGAGCGGCGCCGCCATCGCCTCGATGGGCGGCATCGGCACCTCGACGGGCATGATCACCGTCGGGGCGGCGCGGCGGGTGAGCTCCTGATGGCCCGGCGGGAGCACCTGCGTCACGCCGACAAGGCCGCGCACCTGGGCGGGGCCGGCGATGGTGCGGTAGGTCTCGACGGACTGCTTCTCGTCGCGGTCGATGTTGCGGCGGAGGCGGCGCAGCCGGGCCTGATAGCCGGCGTCCAGCCCGGGCGTCGAGAAGATCGCCTGCTCGACGTAGCTCTCGACGACCTTGTTGCCGACGAGGGTCACATCGGCGTTGCGGGCGCGGCCGGTGCGCGACGAGTAGAGCATGACGGCGCGCACCTGGTCGAGGAACGTGTTCCAGGTCGAGAGGACGACCTCGCCGCTGCAGCGCGCGCCGGTCTCCGGCAGCGCGAGCAGCGTGATGCGGCGGTCGTTCACGGCCTCGATGACGGCCTCGGCGGTCGGCTGCAGGATCGAGACGAACTTGTGCAGCGGCCACACGTCGAGCTGGTTGAAGTCGCCCGGCTCGCAGCCGACGCCGAACAGGTACACGTCGGAGTAGCGGAAGAAGTTGCCCGTGCCGCGGGTCGCGCGGAGGTGGTCGTAGAAGAGCGTGATCGTGCCGCAGATCAGGTTCGTGCAGCCGACCGCGTCCATCGGGTTCGCGAGCAGGACGCCCAGCCGGTCGTCGGGCTGCCATCCGTTCGGCCACAGCGCGGAGAGCGGCTCCGAGGCGCCGTTCCGCTCGACGGAGAAGTCTTCGGATGCGAGCGCGTAGGAGGAATGCATGAGCCGATCTTACCGCCCCGAATAGCCGGTGCCTGGCACCCGGTATTCACAGCGGAGGACGGAGTACGATCGCCGCGTGGATCGCGATGACCTCCTGCGCGCCGCGTGTTTCCTGGCCTTGGACGCGCTGCGAGCGAAGCTGGGCGACGAGCTGCCGTACCGCGGTGCGATCGACCAGAAATTCGTCTTCGACGGTCGGGACATCGCCTTCATGAACCCGCAGAAGGGCATCCACCGGGCGCGGCAGCAG
The genomic region above belongs to Gaiellales bacterium and contains:
- a CDS encoding MFS transporter codes for the protein MNPSDRSISMTLHSHATSSAVRRLAISQGLSYAGRGAALTALIWALYSATSSAWWLSAAMLAIFGAATAVSPWTGHVGDRHDRRVVIMVSAGLAAIGFAVCALLVWHGDVLATILVTVAAGCTQGALTAAVQGAVPNLVADEELARANSLAGAFRSAGYMLGPGIGGALLAVTAAPGVFAVSALMMAASALLMVGIRAPFHTDRHEELGGRMDGYRQLMADRWMRRLTLAWGLIMVGVGPVIVAEVVLAHHFEVGSVGYGLISVFWDGGGVAGAILGARLRRRFEQAAVVGGSAAIAVGFAVVGLTPIFWPVLLGMLIAGVFDSFGTVAAQNALQRRTPDRIRSRVSAALDAIVLGAMGLSFALGAPLVTWLGPQGVYLAAAVITVVATLMLLPALRHMPEPVVLSPRRSRPVEKGRTRPEPRRERMRRPALRLPRRPRRTRNRA
- a CDS encoding DNA methyltransferase; its protein translation is MPTQQALYADLTERSFDPELSWAEHELPERLRTKHVHRLHPYLGKFVPQLVERFLDRHFRPGQRILDPFAGSGTTLVECTTFGANSVGVDVSAFNVLLSTVKTGRYDADAVERDLVSVLQAAEEETSEPGGVPPGEYLRTWYHPDALDQLLRYRTAVCGGAEHVDLARVVLSRAARSARLTTHFELDFPRAPQTGPYQCRKHSRVCTPTADAAKFLRRYTLDTIRRVREYAALRADVRAEVLHADARCADYGVRLDGLVTSPPYPGRIDYHEQHRYAFELLGLDERRADEIGAPWRGTGRAAIDAYVADMTAVFANARRFLAPGAPVVLVVDDSRELFGTILGGAGLQIREQRLRHVNRRTGRRAGEFYEQVILAAA
- a CDS encoding aminomethyltransferase family protein; protein product: MHSSYALASEDFSVERNGASEPLSALWPNGWQPDDRLGVLLANPMDAVGCTNLICGTITLFYDHLRATRGTGNFFRYSDVYLFGVGCEPGDFNQLDVWPLHKFVSILQPTAEAVIEAVNDRRITLLALPETGARCSGEVVLSTWNTFLDQVRAVMLYSSRTGRARNADVTLVGNKVVESYVEQAIFSTPGLDAGYQARLRRLRRNIDRDEKQSVETYRTIAGPAQVRGLVGVTQVLPPGHQELTRRAAPTVIMPVEVPMPPIEAMAAPLDLGPGATLEISEPPPPEPSTEGLLKTGFDRVQRRLKGNFVEWEGWDWISDFGDPIAEHHAVRESVGIWDESPLRKWFFKGADSLRAADRIFTSNMAGLEVGQCRYGPFCDEQGRMLGDGVVYRGKTDDDVMVVTALDTDVDHFRRVTGDLDLEIEEHTFEIPHLQVQGPKSRELLAGLTDADIESLRYFRFFPEPVTVAGVEGCWVSRTGYSGELGYEVFCPVAGAERLWQGLLDAGAHVGIRPYGLAAVESLRIEAGLIFLGYDYFQGVTSPFHMNLDRMIKLDKPEFVGRDALVREHEAGITHRMVTLLVAGEEAPEYNTPVTRNGRHVGKLTSPSAGRSPTVERLIAMACIETDLAVPQTQVEVTLGDGRAVPAIVADYPIYDPEKTRPRA